Part of the Neovison vison isolate M4711 chromosome 14, ASM_NN_V1, whole genome shotgun sequence genome is shown below.
atacatgtatatatgtataaacatgtATACACAcccatttatatatgtgtatatgcatgcaaatatgcatgtgtgtgtttatttatatatatatatagtcaagcacacacacatatccatgcatacctttttttttaaagattttatttatttatttgacagagagatcacaagtaggcagagagagaggaggaaacaggctccccgcggagcagagagcccaatgtgggaatggatcccaggactccgggatcacgatctgagccaaaggcaaaggctttaacccaccgagccacccaggaatccctaaaattattgttttttttaaaaatttttttaaagattttatttattcatttgacagacagggatcacaagtaggcagagaggcaggcagagagagagaaggaagcaggctccctgcagagagcccgatgcggggctcgatcccagaaccctgagatcatggcctgagccgaaggcagaggctcaacccactgagcctcccaggtgccacCCTAAAATTATTGTTAATGGAGCCACCAAACTTGCATTCTAAGGACTCCGGGGCCCTGAGCATGGAAATAACTGATTTTCTAGGTGCCCTCTATCTGCATAGGACAGCGCCTGAGGCTGGCCAGACTTgctctcatttatttctcacaaataCCCTGTAGGATGGGTGTCCTTATCCTCATTTTACGGAACCAGATCATGGAGCTAAAAGTAGATGTTAAATGTGGAACCTTGTATCCCTGTGCTTTTCTCACCAGGTGaagctggaaagaaaaaagacaacattTCTTTCACCTGAGTCGTCGTTCTAACCGCAGGAAGGAAGATTGTAGGCAAATGACCTGGGTCCCCTTGATCAAGCCttcaaaaaatcattttcctggggcgcctgggtggctcagtggtttaagcctctgccttcggctcaggtcatgatctcagagtcctgggatagagtcccgcatcgggctctctgctcagcagggagcctgcttcccccttctctctctctgcctgcctgtctgcctacttgtgatctctattaaataaataaataaataaataaataggggcgcctgggtggctcagtgggttaagccgctgccttcggctcaggtcatgatctcagggtcctgggatcgagtcccgcgtcgggctctctgctcagcggggagcctgcttcccctctctctctctctgcctgcctctccatctacttgtgatttctctctgtcaaataaataaataaaatctttaaaaaaaaataaaaaaataataaataaataaataaataaatctataaaaaaatcattttcctatTTGCCGTGGTATCTTTTCTCCTGCCTTCTCCTATGACCCTAATGGACCTCCACGAAAATACGTTCCACACTGACTTATAGTTAATTCTGCCTGGTTCTCAAATTATAATTAGCAGGATGTCTTCCCAGAGATACCAGAAAATTGGGGTTGAGTGAAATGTTAATTTACCAGCCTGCTCTAAGGCTCAGAACCAGTTAACcacaatatataataaaactCAAATCTTGTTAGCATTCCTTCGTGTTCTCTTTGACCTTCCATGATGGCTAATAACAGAAGGCTTTTTACCTTGCTCAGTGTAGTTTTGTGGTGATGTTTGCCATTATTTATGGCAACAGTatagcttattagaaatgcatcTTTGGggccgtctgggtggctcagtgggttaagcctctgccttcggctcaggtcatgatctcagggtcctgggatcgagtcctgcattaggctctctgctcagcagggagcctgcttcccttcctctctctctgcctgcctctctgccaacttgtgatctctgtcaaataaatgaataagatctttttaaaaaaaggaaatgcctctttgtggggcgcctaggtggctcagtcgttagtgACTtcagcaggtcatgatctcagggtcttggatcaAGATCTGTGTCAGACggcctcctcagcggggagtctgcttctccctctctgcttttgctcattttctctctctcaaataaataaatacaatcttttttataaaagagagagacagcaagagagggaacccaagcagggggaacgggaaagggagaagcaggcttcccgccgagctgggagcctgatgcagggctcgatcccacgactctgggaccatgacccaagctgaaggcaggcgcctaacgactgagccacccaggtaccccaataaataaaatctttaaaaaaaatgctccatTGCCTCAATGgcatttagagaaaaagaaatgagaaaccaGGAAGGATACACAcgcacgtgcgcgcgcacacacacacacacatatctcacATCCTTGCGGGCCATCTGGTCTTTCAACATGCTTCTAATAAACAGCATTGCCAAATCTACACCAGTGAAAATCTTTACAGCCTAAGAATAAATTCGGCTGATCTTGAAACCTGTTCACACATTGTGTCTTTGGCAAATTTTCCACTGAAGACTCCagcctttaaaaatctttagattatttttctaaatactgTATGAAGAAGcgttcattttgctttttgggAGGATAGCTTGAATGACGTTGCTAATTCAGGAACATGTGTTCTGTATCCTCAAAGATAGCATCCACTGAGCgtcgagagaaaaaaaaataacttacaaaAAAAGGGAAGTGAGCTTTTTACAGAGGCAATAAATGTGGCTATGTCTAATGCTGCAAAAATAAGGGAAACTAAAGATTAGTGCacatactttgaaaaatattttaataacaacaaaatgagCCAAAAGGTAAAAaccctgaaatatttaaaatggtcTTGGCCAGAAAGACAATGGATAGTAAATACAGTATTATGAGCATTAAAAGGttcaattcttcctttttttttttttttaggacttaagaaaaaaattttttttaagactttatttatttgagggagggagagaaagcacaggtaAGCAGAGtcgcagggagagggagagggagaagcaggctctccactgagcagggaacccaatgcagggctcgattccgggaccctgggatcaccacctgagccaaaggcatccggttaaccaactgagccacccaggcgccccttaaaaaatttttttttaagatttttatttatttgacagagagatcacaagtaggcagagaggcagacagagagagaggggaaagcaggctccccgctgagcagagagcccagtgcagggctccatcccaggaccctgagatcatgacctgagccgaaggcagaggcttaacccactgagccacccaggtgcccctaaaaatttttttaaagtaatctccatatCCAAGgtgggcttgagctcacaaccctgagatcaagagtcccatattccaccaactgagccaaccaatcGCCTCCTGCCAAAAAGTACAATTCTTATGCAGTagatattcaaagaaaaatgataatgcTAAATAATAGTCATAATGACAAAACTGATAGTGTCCGCTGTGATTTATAGTCTTTGGATTATAGGTGagtaaagtgaaaaaatatttttaatgattttgaatGTGAATTTCTTTCCTGgtagagaaatttattttatttatttatttatttatttaataaagattttattttttaataaagatattcTCTATTCGTcagagagaatgcacaaggaGGGGGTGTAGCAGTCaaagggagtagcaggctccccactaagcaaggagcatAAGGTGGGACTCtataccaggaccccaggaccatgacctgagcagaaggcagatgcttagctgactgagccgcCTAGGTGTTCTTCCCCCCcactaaagattttacttattaattgacaggatgagagagatcacaagtaggcagagaggcaggcggggaggggggagggctgtgggggagagggggtggtaagcaggctccctgctgagcagagagcccgatgggggacttgatcccaggaccctgagatcatgacatgagctgaaggtggaggcttaacccactgagccacccaggcgccccagacttttttttcaagttaaagttctatttattttagaaagagagaaatcatgagagggaggggaagagggagcagtAATGAAACCCCGGCAGACTCAGCACTCTGGGCAGTGTGCaggactggatctcacaacccagagaccaCAACTGGATACCAGGACTGAggggaaccaagagtcagatgcaccTTGAAGCTCCCCTTAAATGACTTCTAAAAGTTATTTAATGCAATAATGATTGTTATTGCAAACccatttcagagcaaagaatttTTACACTTAAATCAATTTTTCACACTGTTGCTTTCTTAAAAGGCTTGAgatttgcttttaatttcatCAGTGAAACTCTTTTTTCCTCACCTGTACCAAATTCCCAGACTTTCAGTGACGGGCAAAATTATTAAAGATTAAATTTTACCTAAGTCAACACTGAACAACAATGGCAGGGGTCCTGAAAACATCTACATGGGGAGCATGTTttgcccccccgccccaggaagcctctctttgtttgctttttataattCTGGTTAGATATATATAACATCAAACTTGCtattttaactgttttattttgattgatttttttaggTGCAAAAAGGTAGCTTGATTAAAGCACGGGAAAGGACCCGTGGGCAAAAAGAGCTGCctattttaacagtttttaagtgtacagttcccCGTTATTAAGGACATTGACATTGTACATTGTAATTCAAATTCACTGTTCACCTTCtcgtttgttttaattttccgcCTGACCATTAGGGGGCAGACGGAGACAACGCATCGCGGCTCTGCCGGAGCATCCCGCCCCCGCCTCGCCCACGCATGCGCGTCTCACCTGCGGAAGGTGACAGGGGGCGGGGTAGGGGGCGGGACAGAGATGCGCAGGCGCGGCGCGGGCATTGTGACGTCAGGCCCCGCGGCCAGGCTTGGACCAGGCGGCGTCTCGCGGAGGCGCTTCCCGGAGTGTGACGCGCTGACTACcctcccgccgcccgcccgcccccgaCCTCGCCACCGCCTCCCTCGCTCCCTCAGCGCGCCGAGCGCGGCCCAGTGGCCGGGGTGGAGGCCCGGGGGCAACGCGGCGCGGAGAGGGCGGGCGGGCTTCGGAGCTCCGGGCGGTCCGGGTCCGTGGCCGGTCGGTGCGCGGCAGCGGGCGGCGGGCGCCGGTCTATATGGCGGCGGCTCTGTCGGGCCTGGCTGTCCGCCTTTCGCGCTCGGCCGCCGCCCGCTCCTATGGGGTCTTCTGCAAGGGGCTGACCCGCACCCTGCTCATCTTTTTCGACCTGGCCTGGCGGCTGCGCATCAACTTCCCCTACCTCTACATCGTGGCTTCCATGATGCTCAACGTCCGCCTGCAGGTGAGTGAGCCGCGCCTGCCTGGCTGGCCCTTTTCCCCCGACCCTCCCCGAGTGCCGGTCCGCCCCCCGGGGCCCGGCCCAGCCCGCCCGGGACGGCGAGGATGCTGACAGGAGCTGCCAAGCTGGATGCTGagtgtatgccaggcactgtgcctttCTCCTGCAACCCCACGGGAGGAAAACCCGCTGAGGTTATTGTTGTTCCCCGTTCTGCAAAtgaggctgggggcggggtggagcGGCTTCCCGAGGCTGAGGCTGTACAGCTGGGGCGTGGGGTCCGCGGGGATGGTGGAAACTGGCACCGGTGGAAAGGCCCTGAAGAGGAAATTTTGCCCAGAAAATTATATATGGTTGGGTTTGCGAGATGGGTTTGTGGTTGACTTTGCTAGTTGCCAAACTTTACGAAGCTCttcaacaaattatttttgaTCCCTAAAATGAGTTAGTATTTTGATAGCTGTATCTGATTAATCCTGTTCGGAATGGAAGCGGGGTGAGGCTGAAGAGGAGGCAAAATGaggtggaaggggcagagacGCAAAAGGTTTCAGAGTCCCGAAACTATTCAGATGTGAGAAAGTGGACACACACTCAGCACCCTGGAGATCGCCTTTGTTGTAAATGACGTTCCTTCATCCCGTGGTAATTACAGATGTCTTTTTCTAGTGGGATGAAAAGTCGTCGGATTGAGAATTTTCCTTTATAAGTGTATCATAGATGGCCAGATGCCGAGCTCCTGTTGGAGTGCCTGGCGCGGGCTTGGATGGAGGAGGGACAGGTTCTTGCCCTCACGGAGCTTCCTGTCTGACAGTACTTGTGTGGCTCCCTCATGTGCAGAATGAGGAAGGCTGAGTGCTGGGACAGGGCTGTTGAGACCATGCAGGTGTTGTCCTTTTTGTCCCCTCTGGTTTGATTGTATCAGCATGGAATTGTCTCTGTACCTGGACCCTTGGGTTTTGGTGCTAATCACTCGTGATGGCTACTTAaaaccagttgtttttttttttttttttaagattttatttatttatttgacagagatcacaagtaggcagagaagcaggcagagggagaggaggaagcaggctccctgctgagcagagagcccgatgtggggctcgattccaggaccctgagaccatgacctgagccacccaggcgccccttaaaatcaGTTCTTGATCAAAATTGTGTTAAGGTGAGATGAGATGAACCTGCCTTTCTGTTCTAAGATCCAAATTGGGATACTTTTATTTGAACAAGGGGTTCTGGCACCCCTAAGTGGAAGTACCAGAATGGAAGAGTGGAAAAGTGAAATCTTTTTCTAGCAGGTAGTAGGAACGAGTTAAAGGTGCTGGGTGTGGCGATTGGGGGAAACCAGAAAGCCTGTGCTCTAGCCAGTTGCCACTAGCCAACAGTTGTTCGCTAGATCTAGTGTTTTTCAAGAGGAATTGGAAATACTAATTTTTAGATACCATATTAACTCAAGTTTTAAGAAAGTAAactttgtgggggcgcctgggtggctcagtgggttaagccgctgccttcggcttaggtcatgatctcagggtcctgggatcgagtcccgcatcgggctctctgctcagcagggagcctgcttccctctctctctctgcctgcctctccgactacttgtgatttctctctgtcaaataaataaataaaatcttaaaaaaaaaaaaaaaaaagaaagtaaactttGTGGCCAAAACACGTCTGcatttgcccccccccccaagctccTAGTTTGGAACTTTTTGTCTAGAATTGCATTAATGCTTTGCAGTCACATGCAGAATTACAAGAACTACTGTAAGAGAAAAGCTAGTACATAATGGTAAAAATTaccatgttttgaaaaaaaaattaccatgttttgtacattaaaaaaaaaaatcacctttgtCATACATTCCTTTACTTGTATATGACTACCCTCTAATCCAGACCACCATAATCACTCACGTGGACCATCTATTTCCCACCGGGCAGtagagaagtcttttttttttttttttaaacataggtgTCCTTTCCcacaaaacaacagaacaaaactgCTTCTCGTTGCCCACAGGAGGCACTTCACACATATTTTTATCCTGCAGATCTGGCTTTTGCCCACCTCTCTAACTTCTTACTTGGGTTGCTTCTTGTTTACTGTTCTTTCCCACAGTTTCCTTACTACTCTCTGCCTATCTGCCCCTGGGCATTTGGACAAGCTGTTCTTCCTTTGGTTCAGTCATTTGGTACAGTTTCAcacttcatttctgatttcaggATGTGCATGATCACCAAATCCATGTGATCTTGCACTTTTGCTCTCTTCATTGCAAGAGTACTGAAGGCTTGCTTGTTCCATAAGCAATAAGGAATAAAGGACTCCATTTCTAATGTGATGCTTAGGGTTTCCAAATCTCACAGTTGTTTGTAGTTGTTTGAAAACCTCAGGAACAGTTATTCAAGTACAAATTTCATAATAAGGAATTTGCACCGTAATGATTGAGAGTAGATGTATTTAGGAGGAGGGAAATTAACTTTACTTGGAGTGGTTTGAGCTGTCAGAAGGACTCAGTGCTCACCAATCCCAAAAGCCCGTAATGGGTGACTTGGTGTACTTGACAGTACGTGACCTGGATTAGCCGTCCAGGTGCAGCACAGCCCAGGAGTTGAGCTATAGGGGTAGCGTGTGGGCTGTTAGGTGAGGggtgtggtgggggcaggggagcacaGAGTGGTCACCAGGGTCGTTGGCGGCTGTCTAAGAACTCAGGTGCCACGGCAGTCACTTCACGTGCTGAggcggggagagggtgggagcgGGGTGTATCTCTTCTTTACTCTGATAGTTAATCTGCTACTTAAAATGCCCTTGCAGGTTTAGAGTTGCTGTTCATTTGTGGAAAATCACTAATTAAATTAATCTGATTTAAGGGTTTAATTACTCTGGCCTCTTGTAAAGGGAAGTGCCATGGGAAATAGCATCCAAGTAAGAGGACAGCTGAGGTGGCTGCCTTTTTACTCACCACACTGTGTCCCCAGCCTCTGCATGGTAGGTGCTGGACTAAAGGATGCTATGTCCCGTGTGTTTACTTAGGACGTCTGCATCGTTTGCAGACCTTCTCAGGAGATTGATACCTCTTTAACATGCAAGgtgattaaatgagaaaacagatgCAAAAGAGCTTTGTAAACCTAGGagctttatgattttaaaatattgtttgcaaaaaataaaaatataaaatactgtttGGAAgcctaagaaaaaataaattttaaaaattctgaaaaaaaaatttgtaagcaGCCTTAATCTGCTAGAGTCATTAGCATCCTACTTATGCAGAATCCAAAATacaagtagaaaaatgaaaatctgtatgAAATACTAAGTTAAAAAtagtgggacatctgggtggctcagtcggttaagcatctgcttttggctcaggtcatgatcccagggtcctgggatgagtcccaaatcgggctccttgctcggtgggaagcctgcttctccctctgcctgtagctccccGTCTTGTggtcttatgctctctctcccgtgctctctctctggcaagtaaataaatagaatcttaaaaaaaaaaattaaaattagtaaaAACAAGATGATAGACTGTGCGGAGAACCTATGTAACTGGTTATGCCTCCAACTTTTCAGTTATGCTGCCTGAGGGAAGAATCAAGtatcttgggctcaggtcacctAGATTTATAAACGATTAAAAGGGAAGGtctccaaaaaaaaaggaaggtctcaggggcgcctgggtggcttagttggttaagtgtctctgactcttgattttagctcagaccATG
Proteins encoded:
- the FAM220A gene encoding protein FAM220A isoform X2, which codes for MAAALSGLAVRLSRSAAARSYGVFCKGLTRTLLIFFDLAWRLRINFPYLYIVASMMLNVRLQVHIEIH
- the FAM220A gene encoding protein FAM220A isoform X3 is translated as MAAALSGLAVRLSRSAAARSYGVFCKGLTRTLLIFFDLAWRLRINFPYLYIVASMMLNVRLQPQLFPCGIGVASSLVYVIPFHPPQPPPCSPRS